The following coding sequences lie in one Lolium perenne isolate Kyuss_39 chromosome 2, Kyuss_2.0, whole genome shotgun sequence genomic window:
- the LOC127332727 gene encoding fasciclin-like arabinogalactan protein 2 — MSLVGAIATYSILLLLLRAPFAEGQSSGSFMIGQILSDNGCGAFGGLVAATAAAGEAFLAQMAGDAGLTIFCPDDEAVAAFGQRRFSNLSADDQVALLLYHGVATLYSEEALGAMFDTEVATLANGRGDYDIYIFGGTVTVIVSSSVNGAVVTKKVFDIDGLGLDVYLIDSVLVPEERTAFWDWKLVLLLVLCIVMGLVLLVMLLIGLVRLCVG; from the exons ATGTCGCTCGTCGGAGCCATTGCCACCTACAGCATCCTACTCCTCCTGCTGCGCGCCCCCTTCGCCGAGGGACAGTCGTCCGGGAGCTTCATGATCGGGCAGATCTTGTCCGACAACGGGTGCGGTGCCTTCGGCGGCCTCGtcgccgcgacagccgccgcgggCGAGGCGTTCCTCGCGCAGATGGCCGGCGACGCGGGGCTCACCATCTTCTGCCCGGACGACGAGGCGGTGGCGGCGTTCGGCCAACGCAGGTTCAGCAACCTCAGCGCCGACGACCAGGTCGCGCTTCTGCTTTACCACGGAGTGGCGACGCTCTACTCCGAGGAGGCGCTCGGGGCGATGTTCGACACGGAGGTGGCCACGCTCGCTAACGGGCGCGGGGACTACGACATCTACATCTTCGGAGGCACGGTGACGGTGATAGTTTCTTCCTCGGTGAACGGGGCCGTCGTCACCAAGAAGGTCTTCGACATCGATGGCCTAGGCCTAGATGTCTACCTCATCGACTCTGTGCTGGTTCCGGAAGAGCGGACGGCGTTCTGGGACTGGAAACTCGTCTTACTGCTGGTGCTCTGCATAGTCATGGGGCTCGTGCTGTT AGTCATGCTGTTGATTGGACTTGTACGTCTCTGTGTCGGCTGA
- the LOC127330030 gene encoding fasciclin-like arabinogalactan protein 2 encodes MALAVAGAIATCSILLLLRTPYAEGQSSEATSEAFMMEQILSDNGCGAFAGLIASTAAAGEAFRAQIAGGRGLTIFCPDDEAVAAFGSGRFGNLSADGQAALLLYHGVATLYSEEALGAMFDRKVATLAHGPGDYDIHIFRGPGIPMILSSSPNMACITKMVVNDRLVVFLIDSVLVPGERTASASWNWDWEHVLLVVVCIAVALVALVALLIGLVLLKRLCQDCATAYVSASRVTPHG; translated from the exons ATGGCGCTCGCCGTCGCCGGAGCCATCGCCACTTGCAGCATCCTGCTCCTGCTACGTACGCCCTACGCCGAGGGACAGTCGTCCGAGGCGACGTCGGAGGCCTTCATGATGGAGCAGATCTTGTCGGACAACGGGTGCGGTGCCTTCGCCGGCCTCATCGCCTCGACTGCCGCCGCGGGCGAGGCGTTCCGCGCGCAGATCGCCGGCGGCAGGGGGCTCACAATCTTCTGCCCGGACGACGAGGCGGTGGCGGCGTTCGGCTCAGGCAGGTTCGGCAACCTCAGCGCCGACGGCCAGGCCGCGCTTCTGCTTTACCACGGCGTGGCGACGCTCTACTCCGAGGAGGCGCTCGGGGCGATGTTCGACAGGAAGGTGGCCACGCTCGCTCACGGGCCTGGGGACTACGACATCCACATCTTCAGAGGCCCGGGCATTCCGATGATACTTTCTTCGTCGCCGAACATGGCCTGCATCACCAAGATGGTCGTCAACGATCGCCTAGTTGTCTTCCTCATCGACTCCGTGCTGGTTCCGGGAGAGCGGACGGCTTCGGCGTCCTGGAACTGGGACTGGGAACACGTCTTGCTGGTGGTGGTTTGCATAGCCGTTGCGCTCGTGGCGTT AGTCGCGCTGTTGATTGGGCTTGTGCTGTTGAAAAGATTGTGTCAAGATTGCGCTACTGCCTACGTTTCTGCATCCCGTGTCACTCCACATGGGTGA